In Nostoc sp. CENA543, a single genomic region encodes these proteins:
- a CDS encoding NAD(P)H-quinone oxidoreductase subunit 4 — MNPVEFPWLTAIIALPLVAALAIPIIPDKEGQTVRWYGLGVAIADFALMIYAFWQNYDFHSSAYQFVEKYAWLPQIGLNWSVAVDGLSMPLILLTGLINTLAIFAAWKVTNKPRLFYALMLAMYSAQLGVFVAQDLLLFFLMWEIELVPVYLLISIWGGAKRRYAATKFILYTAAASIFILVAGFALAFSGDTFTFDIASLGMKEYPKAVELLAYAGFLIAFGVKLPIFPLHTWLPDAHGEASAPGSMILAGVLLKMGGYALIRFNMEMLPNAHVYFAPVLAVLGVVNIIYGACCAFAQTNLKRRLAYSSIAHMGFVLIGLASYTELGVSGAMLQMVSHGLIAASLFFLTGVTYERTHTLLMDKMGGIGKVMPKTFALYTAGAMASLALPGMSGFVGELMVFLGIASSDVYSSSFKVVVVLLSAVGVILTPIYLLSMLRKVFYGDQSEELHLDTVVADVKPRELFITACLILPIIGIGLYPKMVTQTYDVKTVEVATHARQVLPVVGGQQPKSLYSQIFTAPTLASAEVESLVNISK; from the coding sequence ATGAATCCCGTTGAATTTCCTTGGCTGACAGCCATAATTGCCTTACCTTTGGTGGCAGCCCTAGCCATCCCTATAATTCCAGATAAAGAAGGTCAAACTGTTCGGTGGTATGGATTAGGAGTAGCGATCGCTGATTTTGCCTTAATGATTTACGCCTTTTGGCAAAACTACGATTTTCACAGTTCCGCCTATCAATTTGTCGAAAAATACGCTTGGCTACCCCAAATAGGCTTAAATTGGTCAGTAGCAGTAGATGGCTTATCGATGCCTCTCATCTTACTGACAGGCTTAATTAACACCCTAGCAATCTTCGCGGCTTGGAAAGTAACCAACAAGCCGCGATTATTTTATGCTTTGATGTTGGCAATGTATAGCGCGCAGTTAGGCGTGTTCGTTGCCCAAGACTTACTGTTATTCTTCCTAATGTGGGAAATTGAGCTAGTTCCTGTATACTTGCTCATTTCCATCTGGGGAGGCGCAAAACGCCGCTATGCAGCTACCAAGTTTATCCTCTATACTGCTGCTGCTTCTATATTTATTCTTGTAGCTGGCTTTGCATTAGCATTCTCTGGAGATACATTTACTTTCGATATCGCCTCTTTGGGAATGAAAGAATATCCCAAAGCTGTGGAATTATTAGCTTACGCAGGTTTCTTAATTGCCTTCGGTGTCAAACTACCAATTTTCCCCTTACACACCTGGCTACCTGATGCTCACGGTGAAGCGTCCGCACCTGGTTCCATGATTCTGGCTGGTGTGTTGTTGAAGATGGGCGGTTATGCCTTAATTCGCTTCAACATGGAAATGTTGCCTAATGCTCACGTTTACTTCGCTCCCGTCTTAGCAGTCTTAGGTGTAGTTAACATTATCTACGGTGCTTGTTGCGCCTTTGCTCAAACTAACCTCAAACGCCGCCTTGCTTACTCGTCAATTGCTCACATGGGTTTTGTCCTCATCGGTTTAGCTTCCTACACAGAATTGGGTGTAAGTGGCGCGATGTTACAAATGGTTTCCCACGGTTTAATTGCGGCTAGCTTATTCTTCTTAACCGGTGTCACTTACGAACGTACCCACACCTTATTAATGGATAAGATGGGCGGTATCGGTAAAGTCATGCCCAAAACCTTCGCACTCTACACCGCAGGCGCAATGGCTTCTCTAGCTTTACCTGGAATGAGTGGTTTTGTGGGTGAGTTGATGGTATTCCTGGGTATCGCTTCCAGTGACGTTTACAGTTCCAGCTTTAAAGTTGTCGTAGTTCTCTTATCAGCAGTAGGCGTGATTTTAACCCCAATTTACCTACTGTCCATGCTGCGTAAAGTGTTCTACGGTGATCAAAGTGAAGAATTACATTTAGATACTGTAGTTGCTGATGTCAAACCCCGTGAGTTGTTCATCACTGCTTGCTTGATTCTTCCCATCATCGGTATCGGTTTGTATCCCAAAATGGTAACGCAGACTTACGATGTGAAGACAGTAGAAGTTGCAACCCATGCGCGTCAAGTATTACCAGTGGTAGGTGGACAACAGCCAAAGAGTTTGTACTCCCAAATTTTCACCGCACCAACTTTAGCTTCTGCTGAAGTCGAAAGTTTAGTTAATATCTCAAAGTAA